Proteins found in one Erythrobacter sp. KY5 genomic segment:
- a CDS encoding EAL domain-containing protein has protein sequence MSDRNKLPQTVIEQDFSIAAVFGLSQKGQVDWSRLRGLREAGIEKLTFYRAFTNAALGIFVAQMYADSVGHFIVGFWFATLIAIQLYGASRERQHSRTGDGAVRSPFGWHMVFTVACGFLWSVPFVFFSQMGTAEEASALLVVAALLMALSVYFFVSPPLNILAYTLLLGIGAAIPYAVSGEWTVVGAITLFEIATILGTFEVGRSYLATRLAEDAIAEKEEVVSLLLREFEENEADWLWEVDTRRRLRSVSPRFAFALNGAERDVEGQPLLELIAGDTWESGKFAPSLHELADKLRNKENFSNLIVQVSIKGEERWWELSGTPMRDDRGKFTGFRGVGSDVTAQRESSEKIAYLARYDTLTSLPNRLMLTEALSDALDYANQWRTRCALLMVDLDRFKAVNDSLGHITGDKMLAQVSARLEALMSENAMVGRLGGDEFAVVIRDASDLDFMRQLALRIIQSLSEPYQVDNHTLYVGASVGSAIGPRDGKTVEEIMRNADLALYRAKDVGGGEHCRFEPVLHASAEERRQLESSLRKALGLDEFVLHYQPVVDARSENIVSFEALVRWNSSEHGFVSPGKFIPLAEDTRLIVPIGKWVLRQACFEARNWPDHVKVNVNVSPEQLLEPDFHQEVVDALAASGLRPERLEIEVTESIFLRDASIARNALEQAMALGCSIALDDFGTGYSSLGYLRKLRFSTIKVDRTFVQGAAQGANESLAIINAVVAMAKSLEMTTTAEGVEDAEQAELIRNLGCDKIQGFYFGRPMSREEALRLFSVKKERNARLRA, from the coding sequence GTGAGCGATCGTAATAAACTTCCACAGACGGTAATCGAGCAGGATTTTTCGATTGCCGCGGTGTTCGGCCTTTCCCAGAAGGGACAGGTGGACTGGTCGCGGCTGCGCGGTCTTCGGGAAGCCGGCATTGAAAAGCTCACATTTTATCGGGCCTTTACGAACGCCGCGCTCGGTATTTTCGTAGCCCAGATGTACGCGGACTCGGTCGGCCACTTCATAGTGGGTTTCTGGTTCGCAACGCTCATCGCGATCCAGCTCTACGGAGCCTCCCGGGAGCGCCAGCATTCACGCACCGGCGACGGCGCGGTCCGCTCACCGTTCGGCTGGCACATGGTTTTCACGGTCGCCTGCGGATTTTTGTGGAGCGTTCCGTTCGTCTTTTTCTCGCAAATGGGCACGGCGGAGGAGGCATCGGCGCTTCTCGTGGTCGCGGCCTTGCTCATGGCGCTGAGCGTGTATTTCTTCGTAAGTCCGCCGCTCAACATCCTTGCCTATACGCTGCTGCTCGGCATCGGCGCCGCCATACCCTATGCGGTGTCTGGCGAATGGACTGTTGTCGGCGCGATCACGCTGTTCGAGATCGCTACGATCCTTGGCACGTTCGAAGTCGGTCGAAGCTACCTCGCAACCCGCCTCGCCGAAGATGCCATTGCCGAAAAGGAAGAGGTAGTCTCGCTCCTCCTGCGCGAATTCGAAGAGAACGAAGCAGACTGGCTTTGGGAAGTTGATACGCGTCGCAGGCTTCGTTCGGTCAGCCCGCGTTTTGCCTTTGCTCTCAACGGTGCCGAGCGCGACGTCGAAGGCCAGCCGCTGCTTGAATTGATCGCCGGCGACACGTGGGAAAGCGGCAAGTTCGCGCCAAGCCTACATGAACTCGCCGACAAGCTGCGCAACAAGGAGAATTTCTCCAACCTGATCGTGCAGGTTTCGATCAAGGGCGAGGAACGGTGGTGGGAATTGTCGGGCACGCCCATGCGCGACGACCGAGGCAAATTTACGGGCTTTCGCGGCGTTGGCTCGGACGTCACTGCGCAACGCGAGTCGAGCGAGAAGATCGCCTACCTTGCGCGCTATGACACGCTCACGTCCTTGCCAAACCGCCTGATGCTCACCGAAGCGCTGAGCGATGCGCTTGACTACGCAAATCAGTGGCGCACGCGTTGTGCGTTGCTGATGGTGGATCTGGATCGCTTCAAGGCGGTGAACGATTCCCTCGGCCATATCACTGGTGACAAGATGCTCGCGCAGGTTTCTGCCCGGCTCGAGGCTCTGATGAGCGAAAACGCCATGGTCGGACGACTGGGTGGAGACGAATTTGCGGTCGTCATTCGCGACGCGAGCGATCTCGACTTCATGCGTCAACTCGCGCTGCGCATCATCCAATCTCTGTCGGAACCTTACCAGGTCGACAATCACACGCTCTACGTCGGTGCCAGCGTGGGCTCCGCCATCGGTCCGCGCGACGGCAAGACCGTCGAAGAAATCATGCGCAATGCCGACCTTGCGCTCTATCGCGCAAAGGATGTCGGCGGCGGCGAGCACTGCCGGTTCGAGCCCGTGCTTCACGCATCCGCCGAAGAGCGCCGCCAGCTTGAATCAAGCCTGCGCAAGGCGCTCGGCCTCGACGAATTCGTGCTTCACTATCAACCGGTGGTCGATGCTCGCAGCGAAAACATCGTGAGCTTCGAAGCGCTGGTGCGGTGGAATTCCAGCGAACATGGCTTCGTGAGCCCCGGCAAGTTCATCCCACTGGCAGAAGACACTCGCCTCATCGTTCCGATCGGCAAGTGGGTGCTTCGTCAGGCCTGTTTTGAAGCGCGCAACTGGCCCGACCACGTGAAGGTCAATGTCAACGTATCGCCCGAGCAGTTGCTCGAACCCGATTTCCATCAGGAAGTCGTCGACGCTCTCGCGGCAAGCGGCCTGCGTCCAGAACGGCTGGAAATCGAAGTTACCGAGAGCATCTTCCTGCGCGATGCCAGCATTGCGCGCAACGCGCTGGAACAGGCGATGGCGCTGGGCTGCTCGATTGCGCTCGATGATTTCGGGACTGGCTATTCGTCGCTCGGCTATCTGCGCAAGCTGCGCTTCTCGACGATCAAGGTCGACCGGACCTTCGTCCAGGGCGCCGCCCAGGGTGCGAATGAGAGCCTTGCCATCATCAACGCGGTGGTCGCGATGGCCAAGAGCCTTGAAATGACCACGACCGCAGAAGGCGTCGAGGATGCAGAGCAGGCCGAATTGATCCGCAACCTTGGCTGCGACAAGATCCAGGGTTTCTACTTTGGTCGCCCGATGTCGCGTGAAGAGGCGCTACGCCTCTTCTCGGTCAAGAAGGAACGCAATGCGCGACTGAGAGCCTGA
- the glmS gene encoding glutamine--fructose-6-phosphate transaminase (isomerizing) yields MCGIIGIVSSEEVSDRLVDGLRRMEYRGYDSAGICTLHDGMMIRRRAEGKLNNLIEVLKDNPAQGTTGIAHTRWATHGAPTSSNAHPHATGEVAIVHNGIIENFKELRAEMAEAGRVFESETDSEVVAHLISHQIERGLDPLDAVREVLPRLRGAFALAITFRQYPDFLVGARLGSPLVVGYGEEEMFLGSDALALAPLTQRISYLKEGDWVVVGRTSAQVFDREGNPVEREIQTSGASAAATEKGNYRHFMQKEIFEQPTVVAQTLGSYLRREDASVALPQFDVDISEIRRLTIVACGTSFYAGLVAKYWFEKFARVPVDIDVASEFRYREPVLEDGGLALFISQSGETADTLAALRHCKENGQIIAVVVNVPTSTMAREADILLPTHAGPEIGVASTKAFTCQLAVLAALAAHMAVKKGRISREEEREIVNHLLEAPACLNAALDHDDDIAAMAPLIAPARDVLYLGRGQDYPLALEGALKLKEISYIHAEGYASGEMKHGPIALIDDEVPVVVIAPSGPLFEKTVSNMEEVRARGGKVVLISDAKGIAEAGEGCLATIEMPVVHPLIAPLVYAIPVQLLAYHVAVVKGTDVDQPRNLAKSVTVE; encoded by the coding sequence ATGTGCGGCATTATCGGCATCGTAAGCTCCGAAGAGGTTTCCGACCGGCTTGTCGATGGACTGAGGCGCATGGAATATCGCGGCTATGACAGCGCCGGGATCTGTACTCTTCACGATGGCATGATGATCCGTCGCCGCGCTGAAGGTAAGCTCAACAACCTTATCGAAGTCCTCAAGGACAACCCCGCCCAAGGCACCACCGGCATCGCACATACGCGCTGGGCAACCCATGGAGCGCCGACCTCCTCGAACGCTCACCCGCACGCGACGGGCGAGGTTGCGATCGTCCACAACGGGATCATCGAAAACTTCAAGGAACTGCGCGCCGAGATGGCCGAAGCTGGCAGGGTCTTCGAAAGTGAGACCGACAGTGAAGTGGTCGCTCATTTGATTTCCCACCAGATCGAGCGCGGTCTTGACCCGCTCGACGCCGTTCGCGAAGTCTTGCCGCGTCTGCGCGGCGCGTTCGCACTGGCAATCACATTCCGCCAATACCCCGATTTTCTGGTCGGCGCCCGGCTCGGCTCACCGCTAGTCGTGGGATATGGCGAGGAAGAGATGTTTCTCGGCTCGGACGCGCTGGCTCTCGCCCCGCTGACGCAGCGCATTTCCTATCTGAAGGAAGGCGACTGGGTCGTGGTTGGTCGCACCAGCGCGCAGGTTTTTGACCGGGAGGGCAACCCGGTCGAGCGCGAAATCCAGACGTCGGGCGCTTCAGCTGCCGCTACCGAGAAGGGCAATTATCGCCACTTCATGCAGAAAGAGATCTTCGAGCAACCCACCGTGGTTGCTCAGACGCTCGGTTCGTATCTGCGCCGCGAAGATGCCTCTGTCGCCCTGCCGCAATTCGACGTCGATATTTCCGAGATCAGGCGCCTCACCATCGTCGCCTGTGGTACATCCTTCTACGCTGGACTCGTTGCGAAATACTGGTTCGAAAAGTTCGCCCGCGTGCCCGTCGATATCGATGTCGCGTCTGAATTCCGCTACCGCGAACCGGTGCTTGAAGACGGAGGCCTTGCGCTCTTCATCTCGCAAAGCGGGGAGACGGCGGACACGCTCGCAGCGCTGAGGCACTGCAAGGAGAATGGCCAGATTATCGCAGTGGTCGTCAACGTGCCGACCAGCACGATGGCGCGCGAGGCCGATATTCTCCTTCCCACCCATGCAGGCCCCGAAATCGGTGTCGCCTCAACCAAGGCTTTCACCTGCCAGCTTGCAGTTCTTGCAGCGCTCGCCGCTCATATGGCGGTCAAGAAGGGGCGCATCTCGCGCGAAGAGGAGCGCGAAATCGTCAATCATCTGCTTGAAGCGCCCGCATGTCTCAACGCAGCGCTCGACCATGATGACGATATCGCCGCCATGGCACCGCTGATCGCACCAGCGCGAGACGTGCTTTATCTGGGGCGCGGACAGGATTATCCGCTCGCGCTCGAAGGTGCGTTAAAGCTCAAGGAAATCAGCTACATTCACGCCGAAGGTTACGCTTCGGGAGAGATGAAGCACGGCCCGATCGCTCTCATCGATGACGAGGTTCCGGTGGTCGTGATCGCTCCGTCAGGCCCGCTTTTCGAAAAGACGGTTTCGAACATGGAGGAAGTGCGCGCCCGCGGGGGCAAAGTCGTCCTGATTTCCGATGCGAAGGGCATTGCGGAGGCGGGCGAGGGGTGCCTTGCAACGATCGAAATGCCGGTTGTGCACCCTCTGATCGCGCCGCTCGTCTATGCTATCCCCGTTCAACTGCTCGCTTATCACGTGGCAGTTGTTAAGGGTACCGACGTCGATCAACCCCGGAACCTGGCGAAGTCGGTTACCGTCGAGTAG
- the purS gene encoding phosphoribosylformylglycinamidine synthase subunit PurS — protein sequence MKVRILVRLKPGVLDPQGRAVHHSLESLGFDGVEDVRIGRMIELEVADDTSDEALNRMCEKLLANMVIENFAIEKLTPAGEPA from the coding sequence ATGAAAGTTCGCATCCTCGTTCGCCTCAAGCCCGGCGTGCTCGATCCGCAGGGCCGCGCCGTCCATCACTCGCTTGAAAGCCTTGGCTTCGACGGTGTCGAGGATGTGCGCATCGGTCGCATGATCGAACTGGAAGTCGCGGATGATACCAGCGACGAGGCGTTGAACCGGATGTGCGAGAAACTGTTGGCCAACATGGTGATCGAAAACTTCGCCATCGAGAAGCTCACGCCTGCCGGGGAGCCAGCCTGA
- a CDS encoding DMT family transporter yields MSPIERSGVAIAVAGFAILSVGDAVVKSMASEWPAFAVAALRFSLGALGLSALLWRSEGPAAFVPQNWGLQIARGTCLALASVCFFSAIYIMPLAEAMAIGFLSPILTQILAGLFLGEKVRPKVYFISLISLAGVVIILRPNLALLGWAALLPLVSAIFFATMMVLNRVSAGQGSALSAQVFVAGFCAPILIVGAAAAQISGVPELQFGWPSWDVVARCIFVAITASTAHWLAYIGTTRAGAAQVAPAIYVQMLVAVSLGWAIFGDVPDYYTLLGAGLIISAGLYLWRDGLKPSGKLASAGEKV; encoded by the coding sequence ATGAGTCCAATAGAGCGCAGCGGCGTTGCCATCGCCGTCGCAGGTTTTGCCATCCTTTCGGTTGGCGATGCGGTTGTGAAAAGCATGGCAAGTGAATGGCCCGCTTTCGCGGTCGCAGCCCTGCGTTTCAGCCTTGGCGCCCTGGGACTGTCCGCCCTACTTTGGCGCAGCGAAGGGCCAGCAGCTTTCGTCCCACAAAATTGGGGACTGCAGATTGCACGAGGGACATGTCTTGCGCTTGCCTCGGTCTGCTTCTTTTCCGCGATTTACATCATGCCGCTGGCTGAGGCGATGGCGATCGGCTTTCTTTCGCCGATCCTGACCCAAATCCTGGCCGGGCTTTTCCTCGGAGAGAAGGTGCGGCCCAAGGTCTATTTCATTTCTCTCATCTCGCTTGCAGGAGTGGTCATCATCCTGCGTCCCAATCTCGCCTTGCTGGGATGGGCGGCGCTGCTGCCGCTTGTTTCCGCGATTTTCTTTGCAACGATGATGGTACTCAACCGGGTCAGCGCAGGGCAGGGCAGTGCGCTTTCGGCTCAGGTTTTCGTGGCGGGCTTTTGCGCCCCGATCCTGATCGTCGGCGCAGCGGCAGCGCAGATTTCGGGCGTTCCGGAGCTACAGTTCGGCTGGCCGAGTTGGGACGTCGTGGCCCGCTGCATCTTTGTCGCGATCACGGCCAGCACCGCTCATTGGCTCGCCTATATCGGGACGACGCGCGCAGGCGCGGCGCAGGTTGCGCCCGCGATCTACGTTCAGATGCTGGTGGCAGTGTCGCTCGGCTGGGCGATTTTCGGGGACGTTCCCGATTACTACACCCTCCTCGGCGCTGGCCTGATCATCTCTGCGGGGCTTTACCTGTGGCGCGATGGATTGAAACCGAGCGGCAAACTGGCTTCGGCTGGCGAGAAAGTCTAA
- a CDS encoding TonB-dependent receptor — MSTHICNARTFWACSTAISAAAMLAAAPAAAQDNETDEGASEGQLGSIIVTANRREENLQDVAISADVLGQERIDNIFASAADTTALAGTVPGLNVESSNGRVAPRFYIRGLGNTDFDLAASQPVSVIMDDIVLENVTLKSFPIFDVERIEVLRGPQGTLFGRNTPAGIVKIDTVKPSTTDTSVNVGLSGGSFGTITGQAAVGAPIIDDTLGVRVSTQLQRRSDWIDNGFTGEENVLGGYTDFAIRGQLLLTPDEANRFSMLASVQFRDLDGSSTFFRANAIDVGDNDLRDDFDRQTVFYDGGGGNEANYQQFGASLKMDYEFDGATLTSITGYYESDGSSRGDVDGGNLVTGPGFIPFPSDTQDSIDLQQYTQEIRLASNGDGPLSWQVGGFYFDSDFDVTTVGFTFPPPVTVNHTNEAWAVFGQLSYQLTEMLRVTGGLRYTDDEKDFFVVSGAAPQPVSVQDDNIDWDISLFADLSDDTSIYGRVANAFRAPTIQGRDVAFFNPPSTAGSEDITSFEVGFKSELADRRVRINGAVFYYTVNDPQFTAVGGAGNLVQLINANEGEAYGFELDTAFQITPDFVVTLGVAYNDTEIQDPNLEVGTCAQCTVTDPTRTIPGAFGPVTFANVDGNPFPNAPEWSGDFTAEYTLPVGANDEFFVFTDWVVLGETNFLLYESLEFNADSRIEGGLRIGYRGNGGEYEVSAFARNITNEVNVLGVVDFNNNTAFVNEPRVFGVAVNFNY, encoded by the coding sequence ATGTCCACCCATATCTGCAATGCGCGCACATTCTGGGCGTGTTCTACCGCTATCTCGGCAGCAGCCATGCTCGCCGCCGCACCTGCCGCCGCGCAGGATAACGAAACCGATGAGGGTGCATCTGAAGGCCAGCTCGGCTCGATCATCGTCACCGCCAACCGCCGCGAGGAAAACCTTCAGGACGTCGCGATCTCGGCTGACGTTCTCGGGCAAGAGCGGATCGACAACATCTTTGCGTCGGCCGCAGACACGACTGCGCTGGCAGGAACCGTTCCCGGCCTCAACGTCGAAAGCTCGAACGGACGCGTCGCACCGCGCTTCTACATTCGCGGCCTCGGAAACACCGATTTTGACCTTGCGGCATCGCAGCCGGTTTCGGTCATCATGGACGACATCGTCCTTGAGAACGTGACGCTCAAGAGTTTCCCGATTTTCGACGTGGAGCGGATCGAAGTCCTTCGCGGGCCGCAGGGCACGCTGTTCGGCCGCAACACCCCGGCTGGCATCGTCAAGATCGACACCGTCAAGCCGAGCACGACCGACACCAGCGTCAACGTCGGCCTTTCGGGCGGTTCGTTCGGCACGATCACCGGTCAGGCTGCCGTTGGCGCACCGATCATCGACGACACGCTTGGTGTCCGTGTCTCCACCCAGCTCCAGCGTCGCAGCGACTGGATCGACAACGGCTTTACCGGCGAGGAAAACGTCCTTGGCGGTTACACCGATTTCGCGATCCGTGGTCAGCTCCTGCTGACACCGGATGAAGCCAACCGTTTCTCGATGCTGGCATCGGTACAGTTCCGCGATCTCGACGGCAGTTCGACCTTCTTCCGCGCCAACGCCATCGACGTGGGCGACAACGACCTGCGTGACGATTTCGACCGTCAAACCGTGTTCTACGATGGTGGTGGCGGCAACGAGGCCAATTACCAGCAGTTCGGCGCGTCGCTGAAGATGGATTACGAGTTCGACGGTGCTACGTTGACTTCGATCACCGGCTATTACGAAAGCGACGGATCGAGCCGTGGCGACGTCGATGGCGGCAACCTCGTTACCGGCCCGGGCTTCATTCCGTTCCCGTCGGACACGCAGGATTCGATCGATCTGCAGCAGTACACGCAGGAAATCCGTCTCGCCTCGAATGGCGACGGCCCGCTTAGCTGGCAGGTCGGCGGCTTCTATTTCGACAGCGACTTCGACGTGACCACGGTTGGCTTCACCTTCCCGCCGCCGGTCACCGTCAACCACACAAACGAAGCATGGGCTGTCTTTGGCCAGCTTTCATATCAGCTGACCGAGATGCTGCGCGTCACCGGCGGCCTTCGCTACACCGATGACGAGAAGGACTTCTTCGTCGTTTCGGGCGCTGCTCCGCAGCCGGTTTCGGTTCAGGATGACAACATCGACTGGGACATCAGCCTGTTCGCTGACCTGTCGGACGACACCAGCATCTATGGCCGCGTCGCGAATGCGTTCCGCGCTCCGACCATTCAGGGCCGTGACGTTGCCTTCTTCAACCCGCCGAGCACCGCCGGGAGCGAAGACATCACCAGCTTCGAAGTCGGCTTCAAGAGCGAGCTTGCTGACCGCCGCGTCCGCATCAACGGCGCGGTGTTCTACTACACCGTCAACGATCCGCAGTTCACTGCGGTCGGCGGCGCGGGCAACCTTGTTCAGCTGATCAACGCAAACGAAGGCGAGGCTTACGGCTTCGAACTCGACACCGCGTTCCAGATCACGCCTGACTTCGTCGTCACTCTGGGCGTTGCGTACAACGACACCGAGATTCAGGACCCGAACCTCGAAGTCGGCACCTGCGCACAGTGCACCGTCACCGACCCGACCCGCACGATTCCGGGCGCATTTGGCCCGGTGACATTCGCGAACGTGGACGGGAACCCGTTCCCCAACGCGCCTGAATGGAGCGGCGACTTCACCGCCGAATACACGCTGCCCGTCGGTGCGAATGACGAATTCTTCGTCTTCACCGACTGGGTGGTCCTCGGCGAGACGAACTTCCTGCTCTACGAAAGCCTCGAATTCAACGCCGACAGCCGCATCGAAGGCGGTCTTCGCATCGGCTATCGCGGTAATGGCGGCGAATACGAAGTCTCGGCCTTTGCGCGTAACATCACCAACGAGGTGAACGTTCTGGGCGTGGTCGATTTCAACAACAACACCGCATTCGTGAACGAACCGCGCGTGTTTGGGGTTGCAGTCAACTTCAACTACTAA
- the purQ gene encoding phosphoribosylformylglycinamidine synthase subunit PurQ has protein sequence MALRAAVITFPGSNCDRDMAVALKDVSGEEALRVWHGDAELPDRLDLIALPGGFSYGDYLRSGAMAAKSPILKAVVAAAERGVPVLGVCNGFQVLTESGLLPGALMRNAAQRFVCKTVELEVANTASPFTSGFKPGERLRVPVAHHDGNYFADEATLDALEAEDRIAFRYTDNPNGSRRDIAGVLSANGRVLGMMPHPERAMEPAAHASMGGSDGRRIFSNLIDSLISA, from the coding sequence ATGGCATTGCGCGCAGCGGTAATCACATTTCCCGGATCGAATTGCGACCGCGACATGGCCGTGGCGCTCAAGGACGTATCGGGCGAGGAGGCGCTTCGCGTCTGGCACGGCGATGCAGAATTGCCCGACCGCCTCGACCTGATCGCGCTTCCGGGTGGCTTTTCCTATGGCGACTATCTGCGCTCAGGCGCAATGGCGGCCAAGAGCCCCATCCTGAAAGCGGTCGTCGCAGCAGCGGAGCGCGGCGTCCCTGTGCTTGGTGTGTGCAACGGCTTTCAGGTGCTGACCGAAAGCGGCCTGTTGCCCGGCGCGCTGATGCGCAATGCGGCGCAGCGCTTTGTCTGCAAGACAGTCGAACTTGAAGTGGCAAACACCGCCTCGCCGTTCACCTCCGGCTTCAAGCCCGGTGAGCGGCTGCGCGTGCCGGTCGCACATCACGATGGCAATTACTTCGCCGATGAAGCGACGCTTGACGCGCTGGAGGCCGAGGACCGCATTGCCTTTCGCTACACCGACAATCCCAACGGCTCTCGCCGCGATATCGCCGGCGTTCTTAGCGCCAATGGCAGAGTGCTTGGCATGATGCCGCACCCTGAACGCGCGATGGAGCCTGCTGCACATGCTTCAATGGGCGGCAGTGACGGGCGCAGGATCTTCAGCAATCTGATCGACAGCCTCATCAGCGCGTAA